From a region of the Acomys russatus chromosome 4, mAcoRus1.1, whole genome shotgun sequence genome:
- the Tfap2c gene encoding transcription factor AP-2 gamma isoform X2, with protein sequence MGRLVSECALRRVRHTPTSRGTGGRQRRGLSRTAAGSSHLAPPSAPSNTARKPSPVCLKDSFPQDRHDASSNGNPRIPHLSSAGQHLYSPAPPLSHTGVAEYQPPPYFPPPYQQLAYSQSADPYSHLGEAYAAAINPLHQPAATGSQQQTWPGRQSQEGASLASHHGRPAGLLPHISGLEGGAVSARREAYRRSDLLLPHAHALEAAGLAENLGLHEMGHPIEDVQNVDDPHLLLHDQTVIRKGPISMTKNPLGIPCPKDLVGAVMNPSEVFCSVPGRLSLLSSTSKYKVTVAEVQRRLSPPECLNASLLGGVLRRAKSKNGGRSLREKLDKIGLNLPAGRRKAAHVTLLTSLVEGEAVHLARDFAYVCEAEFPSKAVADYLTRPHLGGRNEMATRKSMLLAAQQVCKEFTDLLHQDRTPNGNSRPTPVLETNIQNCLSHFSLITHGFGSQAICAAISAMQNYIKEALITIDKSYMNPGDQSPADSTKPMEKMEKQRK encoded by the exons ATGGGAAGGCTGGTGAGCGAGTGCGCCTTGAGACGAGTTCGCCACACGCCGACTTCCCGGGGCACGGGTGGCCGCCAAAGGCGCGGCCTCTCCCGGACTGCTGCCGGGAGCTCGCATTTGGCACCTCCGAGCGCCCCAAGCAACACAGCGCGGAAGCCTTCGCCAGTGTGCTTGAAGGACTCGTTCCCCCAG GATCGCCACGACGCGAGCAGCAATGGGAACCCGCGCATCCCCCACCTCTCTTCTGCGGGACAACATCTGTACAGTCCGGCGCCGCCTCTTTCGCACACCGGGGTTGCGGAGTACCAGCCTCCTCCTTACTTCCCGCCTCCCTACCAGCAGCTGGCGTACTCGCAGTCAGCCGACCCTTACTCGCACCTGGGAGAGGCTTACGCCGCCGCCATCAACCCCCTGCACCAGCCTGCCGCCACCGGCAGCCAACAGCAAACCTGGCCCGGTCGACAGAGCCAGGAGGGTGCTAGCCTGGCCTCACACCACGGGCGCCCTGCAGGCTTGCTACCCCACATTTCTGGGCTGGAGGGGGGCGCGGTGAGCGCCCGGCGGGAAGCTTACCGCCGTTCCGACCTGCTACTGCCTCACGCGCACGCCCTGGAAGCCGCTGGTTTGGCGGAGAACCTGGGGCTGCACGAGATGGGTCACCCCATTGAGGACGTGCAG aaCGTGGATGATCCGCACCTGCTTCTACACGATCAGACTGTCATTCGCAAAG GACCCATTTCAATGACCAAGAACCCTTTGGGCATCCCCTGCCCAAAGGACCTAGTGGGAGCTGTCATGAACCCCAGCGAGGTGTTCTGCTCTGTCCCTGGAAGACTCTCCTTGCTCAGCTCCACGTCTAAGTACAAAGTGACAGTGGCTGAGGTACAGAGGCGACTGTCACCACCCGAATGCCTAAACGCCTCGCTCCTGGGAGGTGTTCTCAGAAG AGCAAAATCCAAAAACGGAGGCCGGTCCTTGCGAGAGAAGTTGGACAAAATTGGTCTAAATCTTCCAGCTGGGAGACGGAAAGCTGCCCATGTCACCCTGCTCACTTCTCTCGTGGAAG GCGAAGCTGTCCACTTGGCACGGGACTTTGCCTATGTCTGCGAAGCTGAGTTTCCCAGTAAAGCAGTGGCTGACTATTTAACAAGACCACATCTTGGGGGACGAAATGAGATGGCCACGCGGAAGAGCATGTTGTTGGCAGCACA GCAAGTGTGCAAAGAATTCACAGACCTTCTCCATCAAGACCGGACACCCAATGGGAACAGCAGGCCCACCCCAGTCTTGGAGACGAACATACAAAACTGCTTGTCTCATTTCAGCCTGATCACTCATGGCTTTGGCAGCCAGGCCATCTGTGCCGCCATATCTGCGATGCAGAATTACATCAAGGAGGCTCTAATCACCATCGACAAATCCTACATGAATCCTGGAGACCAGAGTCCAGCTGACTCCACCAAACCGATGGAGAAAATGGAGAAGCAGCGGAAGTAA
- the Tfap2c gene encoding transcription factor AP-2 gamma isoform X1, whose protein sequence is MLWKITDNVKYEEDCEDRHDASSNGNPRIPHLSSAGQHLYSPAPPLSHTGVAEYQPPPYFPPPYQQLAYSQSADPYSHLGEAYAAAINPLHQPAATGSQQQTWPGRQSQEGASLASHHGRPAGLLPHISGLEGGAVSARREAYRRSDLLLPHAHALEAAGLAENLGLHEMGHPIEDVQNVDDPHLLLHDQTVIRKGPISMTKNPLGIPCPKDLVGAVMNPSEVFCSVPGRLSLLSSTSKYKVTVAEVQRRLSPPECLNASLLGGVLRRAKSKNGGRSLREKLDKIGLNLPAGRRKAAHVTLLTSLVEGEAVHLARDFAYVCEAEFPSKAVADYLTRPHLGGRNEMATRKSMLLAAQQVCKEFTDLLHQDRTPNGNSRPTPVLETNIQNCLSHFSLITHGFGSQAICAAISAMQNYIKEALITIDKSYMNPGDQSPADSTKPMEKMEKQRK, encoded by the exons ATGTTGTGGAAAATAACAGATAATGTCAAGTATGAAGAGGATTGCGAG GATCGCCACGACGCGAGCAGCAATGGGAACCCGCGCATCCCCCACCTCTCTTCTGCGGGACAACATCTGTACAGTCCGGCGCCGCCTCTTTCGCACACCGGGGTTGCGGAGTACCAGCCTCCTCCTTACTTCCCGCCTCCCTACCAGCAGCTGGCGTACTCGCAGTCAGCCGACCCTTACTCGCACCTGGGAGAGGCTTACGCCGCCGCCATCAACCCCCTGCACCAGCCTGCCGCCACCGGCAGCCAACAGCAAACCTGGCCCGGTCGACAGAGCCAGGAGGGTGCTAGCCTGGCCTCACACCACGGGCGCCCTGCAGGCTTGCTACCCCACATTTCTGGGCTGGAGGGGGGCGCGGTGAGCGCCCGGCGGGAAGCTTACCGCCGTTCCGACCTGCTACTGCCTCACGCGCACGCCCTGGAAGCCGCTGGTTTGGCGGAGAACCTGGGGCTGCACGAGATGGGTCACCCCATTGAGGACGTGCAG aaCGTGGATGATCCGCACCTGCTTCTACACGATCAGACTGTCATTCGCAAAG GACCCATTTCAATGACCAAGAACCCTTTGGGCATCCCCTGCCCAAAGGACCTAGTGGGAGCTGTCATGAACCCCAGCGAGGTGTTCTGCTCTGTCCCTGGAAGACTCTCCTTGCTCAGCTCCACGTCTAAGTACAAAGTGACAGTGGCTGAGGTACAGAGGCGACTGTCACCACCCGAATGCCTAAACGCCTCGCTCCTGGGAGGTGTTCTCAGAAG AGCAAAATCCAAAAACGGAGGCCGGTCCTTGCGAGAGAAGTTGGACAAAATTGGTCTAAATCTTCCAGCTGGGAGACGGAAAGCTGCCCATGTCACCCTGCTCACTTCTCTCGTGGAAG GCGAAGCTGTCCACTTGGCACGGGACTTTGCCTATGTCTGCGAAGCTGAGTTTCCCAGTAAAGCAGTGGCTGACTATTTAACAAGACCACATCTTGGGGGACGAAATGAGATGGCCACGCGGAAGAGCATGTTGTTGGCAGCACA GCAAGTGTGCAAAGAATTCACAGACCTTCTCCATCAAGACCGGACACCCAATGGGAACAGCAGGCCCACCCCAGTCTTGGAGACGAACATACAAAACTGCTTGTCTCATTTCAGCCTGATCACTCATGGCTTTGGCAGCCAGGCCATCTGTGCCGCCATATCTGCGATGCAGAATTACATCAAGGAGGCTCTAATCACCATCGACAAATCCTACATGAATCCTGGAGACCAGAGTCCAGCTGACTCCACCAAACCGATGGAGAAAATGGAGAAGCAGCGGAAGTAA